The DNA segment TCGCCGGAGACAGAAGCGCGCCTCGCTTCACTTCCAGTTCCAGCTCACCCTTTTCCGAAAGCAACGCCGAAAGCTATGACCGCCGCATCCCAAGTCGCCACGCCTGAGGATTGAAGCGGTTTTGGCAGTGCATGCGCTCCCTCGACACGCTCGGTTTGAGCATTTTTCAGTGAAAATTCCGGCTCTTCACTTTCAGCGTATCGATATGAAGGTCCGGTGTGAATATGTCGCGCGGGACAACGGGTTTCGGCCGATCGCGTGAATCCGGCCCGCCGCCCCCGTGGGCAAACTCATCGCCGCGACCAGCCGGCAACCTGAACTCCGTATCGCGATCGGCAAGTCCAACCAGATCGCCTGAGAGATCGAAGAGTTGCTGGGCGACGAGATGGACGACCTCCCCTTCCCGCTGAATCCGTCCGTTGATCGCCATCATCGAAGATCCCAGCACGATGCGCCTGCGTTTCTCGAACAGGGTGGGCCAGACAACGACGTTGGCCGGTCCGGTCTCGTCCTCGATGGTGATGAACATCACACCCTTGGCCGATCCCGGCTTCTGCCGCACCAGCACGAGTCCAGCGGTATAAACCCACCGCCCATCACGGGCATTCATCGCCTCGGCACAGGAAATGATATTGCGTGCCGACAGGTCCTTGCGCAGAAAGGCGACAGGATGCTGGCGCAAAGTGAGCCCGATGTGGCTGTAGTCCTCGATGACGTTATGGCCGTCCGTCATTTGCCGAAGCGCCACCTCTGGCTCCTGCTGCTCGGCAATCGCCGTCGCCTCGCGTTCGGCTGCGGCTGCAAACAACGGCAAGGGCTCGTCGCGCAGCGCCTTGATCGCCCAGAGCGCATCGCGTCGTTCGAGTTTCAGCGATGGCAGAAAGGCGTCGGCCTCTGCCAGTTGAACAAGCGCTTCGGTCGGCACGCTGGACCGGCGCCACATGTCATCGACTGAGGCGAACGGGTTGTTCATGCGCGCTGCAACGATACGTGCGGCGTCCGCGACAGCCAGCCCTTTCACCTGCCGAAACCCGAGGCGCACAGCATGACGATCGCCGCCTCCAATCCTTTCCAGCGTGCAGTCCCATCGCGAGCGGTTGACGCAGACCGGCCGCACCTCGACGCCATGCTTGATCGCGTCTCCGACGATCTGGGCCGGAGCATAAAATCCCATGGGCTGGCTGTTGAGAAGGGCTGCACAAAAGACGTCGGGATGATGGCACTTGATGTAGTTCGAAGCGTAGGCAATCAACGCAAAGGAGGCCGCGTGACTTTCCGGAAAGCCGTATGAGCCAAAGCCTTCCAACTGCGAAAAGGTCTTTTCGGCGAACTCGGACGAATATCCGTTCTTGACCATGCCTGACACCAGCTTGTCCTTGAAGCGCGAGACGCCGCCGGTGAACTTGAAGGTCGCCATGGATTTGCGCAGCTGGTCGGCCTCACCACCGGTAAAGCCGGCACAGACCATGGCGACGCGCATCGCTGACTCTTGAAACAGCGGCACGCCCAGCGTCTTGCCGAGCACCGCCTCCAACTCGGGTGTCGGATACTCGACGGGCTCCTTGCCTTCGCGACGACGGAGATAGGGATGCACCATGTCACCCTGGATTGGGCCCGGCCGCACGATGGCCACCTGCACGACGAGATCGTAGAACGTGCGCGGTTTTAACCGCGGCAGCATCGCCATCTGCGCACGGCTTTCGATCTGGAAGGTGCCGAGCGTGTCAGCCTTGCGGATCATTGCATAGGTCGCCGCATCCTCTTGGCTGATTTTCGAGAGATCAAGATCCTGCCCTTTGTGCTCGCGGATGAGATCAAAAGCCTTGGCCATGCAGGTGAGCATCCCGAGCGCCAAGACATCCACCTTCATGAACTTCAGTGCCTCAACGTCGTCCTTGTCCCATTCGATGATCTGCCGGTCTTTCATCGTCGCCGGTTCGATCGGCACGAGATCGTCTAGCCGGTCATGGGTGAGGACAAAGCCGCCGGGGTGCTGACCCAGATGCCGAGGCGCGCCCATCAACTGCTGCGCGAGTTTCAGGGTGAGCGCCAGACGCCGGTCATTGGGGTTGAGATTGAGTTCCCTGATGTTTCGGTCGGGAACTTCTTCCGACCAGGACCACATGCCCGATGACAGCGCCTTGATGACATCTTCAGGCAGGCCAAGCGCCTTACCGACATCGCGGATTGCGCCCTTGGCCCGGTAGCGGGTGACGGTTGCGCAGAGTGCCGCCTTATCCTTGGTATAGGTCTTGTAGATCCACTGGATGACCTCCTCGCGCCGTTCATGCTCGAAGTCGACATCGATATCCGGCGGCTCGTCGCGTTCCTGACTGACGAAGCGCTCGAAGAGGAGATCATTGGTCGAGGGATCGATCGAGGTGATGCCAAGGATATAGCAGACAGCGCTGTTGGCCGCAGATCCCCTGCCCTGGCAGAGAATGCCCTGACTTCGGGCAAAACGGACGATCGAAAACACCGTCAGGAAGTAAGGCGCGTATTTCATGGTGCGGATGAGATCGAGCTCGTGCCGAACGGTCTTTAAAACATCCGGTGGCAGGCCTTCCGGATAACGATCGGGCGCACATTCCCAGACATAATGCTCGAGCGATCCTTGAGCATCCTTGCCCGGCACGATGGCTTCCTCCGGGTACTGGTAGGTCAGTTCCTCGAGCGAGAATTTGCAGCGACGCACGATTTCCAGGGTTCGCGCGAGTGCTTGCGCGTAGCGCGGAAACAGGCGTGCCATTTCCTCCGGTGGCTTGAGGTAGCGGTCGGCGTGGCGTTCGCGCTCAAAGCCGACATCGTCGATCGTGGTGTTGTGCCTGATACAGGTGACGATGTCCTGCAATTGCCGCCGGCCCGGCTCATGAAACAGCACATCATTGGTGACGACGGTTCTGACCTTGAACCGCGCCGCCATGTTGGAAATCTCATGCAGCCGCAACTGGTCGTTCGGTCGCCGACGCAAACAGAGAGAGACGTAAGCGCGATCACCAAACAGCTCAGCCATCTTGCGAAGCTGCGAGGCGCAGGTGGCATCCGGCAGATCAGGTACCAGAATGCCGATCATGCCCTCGGCGTAAGCGACGATATCGTCCCAATGCAGGATACAGTTGTTCTTGCCGCCACGCGATTTTCCCAGCGTGATGAGGCGCGTCAGGCGCGAATAGGCAGCGCGATCCATCGGATAGACCAGCACAGACATGCCATCCGCCAGATCGAGACGACAGCCAACGACCAGGCGCAACCCGGTGGCGCGCGACGCCTCAAGCGCCCGAACAATTCCGGCAAGCGAATTGCGATCGACGACGCCGATTGCGTCGATACCGAGCTGTTTCGCGGTCTCAAACAACTCCTGTGCAGAGGAGGCGCCGCGCAGAAAGGAAAAGTGGGTCGTGACCTGGAGCTCGGCGTAGCTCATGCGAAGATCCCGTGGCAGAACCAGCGATGGGACCCGGTCTCGGGATCCACTCCGTCGCCGGAGCGGAACACCCACAGGCGCTCGCCTGCCTCGTCCTCGATGACAAAGTAGTCCCGCACCGCGTCCATTTCGGCGTCGCGCTGCCACCACTCCCGAAGATGCGTTCCGGGCCGTCGGCGCGTTTGACCTTACGGCGCTTGCCGCGCCAGACGATCGAGACCGGCGGGCGGTCCGGCATCAGCGCAATCGCCTCGATCAGTTCGGGCCGTGGCAAAAGCCGGACTGGACGGCGCCAATGGCTCACCCAGGCAACAGGGATCGGTTCAGCAACGGGACTGATCCGCCGGACGGAACGTTCCGGCACATCGGATGCAACCGGTGCGACGCGATAGACCCGCTGGCCGCGGTTTCCATAGATGTCGATCAGTGGCGTCACATCGGTGACGTCATCCTCGACCAGAGCAGAGACTTTCTGCGCCTCTTCCAATGGCTCGGCCAGAACCGCAACAAGGGTGAGCCTCTCGATCCCGAAACCCGGCTCGATCTTTTCCGTCCGGTCCCGAAACAGTTTCGTCAGCCAGGCTACGTCGCGGGCGGGCTTGGCTGTTCCGGCGCGGATTGCCTGTCTGGTGCCATCGACCTTCTCGACAATCAGGTCAGCCCGACGCACGCCGAGCCCCCGCTTTTGGAGTTCATCGACCAATTGCACGACAAGGCGGCCGACATATTTGTTGATGGTCTCCGCTGCGCCAATCGGTTCAGCGAAGGCTTTCGAAACCTCGACCAGCTCAGGCGTGCGGATCGGCTCGATAGGCTCGGCGATGCGACAGAGCATCTGATCGAGACGGCGCCCAACCTCCGGTCCAAAGCGCAACGTCAGCGGCGCGCGCGGGGTATTGGCAAGCTCCCCGATCGTCTGAAATCCGAGAATGCGGAGATCGCTGACAATCTTTGCCGGCAGACGCAGGAGCGATATCGGCAGCTTTTCAACGGCCCGCACTGTCTCACCCGGCGGAATGACGATCGTCTCGCGGTTGATGGCGCGGGCACAGGCATGGGATGCACCCCAGCTGTCCGCGACCGCCACGCGGGCAGTCAGCTTCCTGCCCAGAAACTGGTTGGCGATCTTTGTCACCATTGGCAGCTCGCCGCCCTGCAGGTGGTCGGCGCCTTCGGTGTCCATAACGATGCCGTCGATCCCGTCAATCGCGACGATCGGCGAATAGATGGTTAGTGCCCACAGTGTGATGCGTTCGAGAGCTACCCGATCGGCTTCGATATCGGCGTCGACCATCATCAGGCCATGAAACAGCGACTGCGCCTTTGCCGCCGGCATGCCGACATGCACGCCTGCCGCCCTGGCAGCCAGGTCGGCAGCCGAAACCCATCGCTTCGACCCGCTTCTTGCGATCACGGCAATTGGCTGTTCAGGCGAAATGGAGGGATCCGCCCGCCGAATACGATCCGTCGGCAGATCCGGAAGATAGATCGAGACGACCCTTGTCATCACACGCCCTCACGAGAAACTCAGCACACTCACCCGCTTTCACGCGCATCAATTCAAGAAACCATTGAGGCCTGCCCACCCCCGGTACCGGCAGCTCTTCCGATGGCATCACACTGACCCGCCATCTGGTTGTTGACGCCGTCGGCTGGCCAAAATCATTCGCCTCCGTCTGCCGCCGCCATCGCCGAACGCCGAGCGCCATGGTCCCGGTTCGCTCCGCGGCCAGTTGCAGGCGGCGGGAGCTGACCATCGGCAGGCGAACGAGCTCGCCGACGACAGCGCCGAGCCCACCGAAGGACAAGCCCTCCTCCATGTTGGCCAGCACGTCTTCCTCCTTGTCGGACTCGACGAAGATGACGCGGTCGGGATGGAGGCCGACCTGGGCAAGCGCCGGAAAGAACAGATCCGGTCTCGTCAGACACCAGATGACGGGGCCTTTGGTCCGGGCGGCAATGCCGGCGACAAAAAGCGCGGCTGCTGCACCATCGACCGTACCGGATCCTCCGCCTGCGAACTCATGCAGGGCTCCATAGGCAAGACCCCCGCCAGGCAAGACCGCATCAATCTCGGGCACACCGAAAGAGAGCGTTCCGGCCCGTTTCGCTGCTGTGCCCTCCATCGAGGCGATGCGGCCACGCAAATCACAGATCACATCCGACAACCCCTTCGGGCGCGCAGCGGTCATCGTTCACGGCTCCCTTC comes from the Rhizobium oryzihabitans genome and includes:
- a CDS encoding error-prone DNA polymerase, which codes for MSYAELQVTTHFSFLRGASSAQELFETAKQLGIDAIGVVDRNSLAGIVRALEASRATGLRLVVGCRLDLADGMSVLVYPMDRAAYSRLTRLITLGKSRGGKNNCILHWDDIVAYAEGMIGILVPDLPDATCASQLRKMAELFGDRAYVSLCLRRRPNDQLRLHEISNMAARFKVRTVVTNDVLFHEPGRRQLQDIVTCIRHNTTIDDVGFERERHADRYLKPPEEMARLFPRYAQALARTLEIVRRCKFSLEELTYQYPEEAIVPGKDAQGSLEHYVWECAPDRYPEGLPPDVLKTVRHELDLIRTMKYAPYFLTVFSIVRFARSQGILCQGRGSAANSAVCYILGITSIDPSTNDLLFERFVSQERDEPPDIDVDFEHERREEVIQWIYKTYTKDKAALCATVTRYRAKGAIRDVGKALGLPEDVIKALSSGMWSWSEEVPDRNIRELNLNPNDRRLALTLKLAQQLMGAPRHLGQHPGGFVLTHDRLDDLVPIEPATMKDRQIIEWDKDDVEALKFMKVDVLALGMLTCMAKAFDLIREHKGQDLDLSKISQEDAATYAMIRKADTLGTFQIESRAQMAMLPRLKPRTFYDLVVQVAIVRPGPIQGDMVHPYLRRREGKEPVEYPTPELEAVLGKTLGVPLFQESAMRVAMVCAGFTGGEADQLRKSMATFKFTGGVSRFKDKLVSGMVKNGYSSEFAEKTFSQLEGFGSYGFPESHAASFALIAYASNYIKCHHPDVFCAALLNSQPMGFYAPAQIVGDAIKHGVEVRPVCVNRSRWDCTLERIGGGDRHAVRLGFRQVKGLAVADAARIVAARMNNPFASVDDMWRRSSVPTEALVQLAEADAFLPSLKLERRDALWAIKALRDEPLPLFAAAAEREATAIAEQQEPEVALRQMTDGHNVIEDYSHIGLTLRQHPVAFLRKDLSARNIISCAEAMNARDGRWVYTAGLVLVRQKPGSAKGVMFITIEDETGPANVVVWPTLFEKRRRIVLGSSMMAINGRIQREGEVVHLVAQQLFDLSGDLVGLADRDTEFRLPAGRGDEFAHGGGGPDSRDRPKPVVPRDIFTPDLHIDTLKVKSRNFH
- a CDS encoding ImuA family protein — encoded protein: MTAARPKGLSDVICDLRGRIASMEGTAAKRAGTLSFGVPEIDAVLPGGGLAYGALHEFAGGGSGTVDGAAAALFVAGIAARTKGPVIWCLTRPDLFFPALAQVGLHPDRVIFVESDKEEDVLANMEEGLSFGGLGAVVGELVRLPMVSSRRLQLAAERTGTMALGVRRWRRQTEANDFGQPTASTTRWRVSVMPSEELPVPGVGRPQWFLELMRVKAGECAEFLVRACDDKGRLDLSSGSADGSYSAGGSLHFA